The following nucleotide sequence is from Apium graveolens cultivar Ventura chromosome 4, ASM990537v1, whole genome shotgun sequence.
AATCTTAGTGATACTCACCATGATTTTTTAAGCATAATTCTTGTCATCTCACTACCAATAGTAAATAAAGTATCTCACTACCAATAGTAAATAAAGTATCTCACTaccaataataaaataaagtatttCCTTTTTTATAATGATAACAAGTACAACTTTATTTCTCTGTCTATAAGAAAGTTCCCCGACCAAAGAGATTGATTTTGGAAACTAAATCTTTACAGCTTATATGTAAAGCGTGGTTTTGCAGTACAATTAACTTTAATTTCCCTGATTATTGTTTCTGTATAACCTCCATAAATGTGTACTTCCCAGTTACTCTTGGCAAGTATCATTCTTCAAATAGCCTTGCCCAAGAAGAGAGCGAGTTAGAGAATATTCAACGTAAGTTGAAGCACACAAATTCTGCAGCTGGGATTGTGTGTCAGCTGAAGACTCGCCACAGTACTCGGGGTTCTCAATTTCCATTGACGAAGGGTATGCTTGGAATTGTCGCAACCCTTGGGAAGGTGGATGATGATACTATAAACAGGTTTGCGCCGTTCATATTCATTTGTAAATCTTGTATTGAACCAAGTTCTATGGGTCCTAAGTTTTTCTGATTTTTCGAGAAATTAAAGGTTCCTCCTTCATAGTTTGTCTAGATATATATTCTGTTGATCTGATCCGAAATACTACAAATATCAGGCATGATCAAGATATCCTACTTACGGCTCCAAGTTTTCCCCAAGTTAATTTAAATGTCTCCCTTGTCTGGTTTCGTCTAGTGTAACAAAACAAAACTCATATGTTGTAAATGGGGAAATTATGATATATTTTGAAAGTTTGATgattatttttcttaaaatatatAATGTTGGTATGTATAAATGGTGATTAGTTTGAATTATAATGATGCAAGGACTGATAGATTCATATTCTAGATGCGGCTCTCCCCTCACACTCCTACTCCCATACCCAATCCTAAAACTCCTTTCTCTTTATAAAGAGAATATCTAGGAGAGTTAGAACAATCTGGAGAAGCTATTAGAACAGACTAAGTCCGTTATTGTTGATATTTGCATAAGCAATGGGCAAAAACAATTCCACATTTTACACCGATCTTATGATACCAGACATGGTCTACTGAACTTGTTTAGGACTTTCACTGTTAATTTAGTATATTGACactttgttttttttttaattgaAAATTTCAAAGTTAAAACAACAGTACAATCTTTTCTGTGTTAGCCATCTCTCGAGTTACTTGGGGAAAAACAATATGCTGGCAGTTGTTTGCAAGACTCTTGACACTGTTAACGCTATGGAGTCTTATGATAAAGAAGGCTTAGTAAAGAAGAATTCTGGCATTCATGGACTTGGAGCTTCAATCGGACAAACTATAGATGGACGATTTCGTGTCATATGTCTTGAATGTCTTAGGTAAATGAGTTTTGCTCTTATATGACCCTATACCATGTTTCTTTTATTTCTTATTTGATATTTCTTTACTCTGTCTCATGTATTATGTATGCCTGCAGTCCATATGTTGGCAAGTTTATAACTAATGACCCACAAAGAAGGCTTGATATTCAAAAACCAAGATTACCCGATGGAGAAATTCCACATGGCTTCATTGATTATGCTGTGAATATGATTCACATTGAAAGGGAAAACTTATTTTATGTCACACATGATGGTCATGGCCTTAGAGAGACCCTGTTTTATAATCTGTTCTCACGCGTGCAAGTTTATCAAACTAGGAAAGATATGATGCAGGCTGTTTCCTTGATAACTGATGGAGCCATATCTTTGGATGGTGAAATAATAAAGAGTCCTGGAGATTATATCTTTGGCGCTGTGTAAGCTCATTTGACTTTATTATCACTTTTTATTAACCGAGTGTGCAAGAGTTGTATGTCACTTTTTTCTAGTAACTGAGTGGTGCAAGAGCCTGGTTTTTATGCTCAGTGAGCCTGGTTTTTATGCTTAGTTCTTCGAAGTTAAAGAATCGTATCTATGATTGGCTAACAATTTCTTTTTACCTAGTAAACAAACCACTGGTTTTTGAGCTTGTAGAGAATCACAACTTATTAGCTTGTAAAATTTGTCTTTGCATAGATAGTTGTTCTGCCGTATGGCTAAATATCTGTTTCTCTTTCAAAACAAATCTTTTTGCCAAATCTTTCAGCATAAAAAATCATTAATATAATTTGCATGTAAAGTTGATAGACAAAGGCTTTCTTAtggaaaagaaaataaaatagtTGTTGGTGCTTAATATTAGTAAATATACATATTGTTCTTTAATGACCATTTAAAGTTGAATTGTATATGCCTTGTTGAATTTTGTGTAATTTTAAGTAGAAGAAGTCTGGCTAGAGACCATCAGCACAGTTCATTCTTTAACTTGAAACTAGTCCTTGTAATGTTTTTGGTCGACATGCTAATTTTATGTTTAATTTGTTATGCTTATATGGTTTCCTTTGTATTTATATTTCTTCAAGGGAAGAAGCAGATGTAAAATTCCTGAAAGCCTCTGGACCACCATGTCCAACTGCCGATTACTCTGCAATTGAAGACAAGATAAAGAAGACAGAGTGGGAAAAGGAACGGATATCGGATGACCTGCGAAGAGAGCAAGTACTTTTAAAGCAGGCTAAAGTCACCTTCGATGCCCAGAGGGAAGAGCTTATCCAGTTCCTAGCACAGAGTTCGAAAACTGTTCAGGTAATACTCTTCAATGAACAAGTACTACAAGTTGTTTTCTCTGGGTTTCAAAACTATGTTGAACTCTTTCCTAGTAGCAATAATCCCTGTCACAGAAATAACAGAGCAAGAACTGTGCTGGTCTCGGAAAAGCTATGTGTATCATAAATTATATTTCGAACATGAATCTATCCGTATTTCAGTATTGCAAGCTAGAGTAGACCAATGTGAGTCATACCTGTATGTAAATTACTTGATAATGATCTTCAATGTCTTAGTATTATTTAGCGATTGTGTTTGGGTGTCAAGAGTCAAGACTGCTTTTTAAATCTGTCCTAGT
It contains:
- the LOC141721572 gene encoding protein DEFECTIVE IN MERISTEM SILENCING 3-like isoform X3, which gives rise to MTNHSNEQQIYAQNSSPALLVDQDWHDITVKSEPKSETLSQAETALNPSKKLQDALEKKGLILKKHEENIKFLRRQENTLNDTILDLQVTLGKYHSSNSLAQEESELENIQRKLKHTNSAAGIVCQLKTRHSTRGSQFPLTKGMLGIVATLGKVDDDTINSHLSSYLGKNNMLAVVCKTLDTVNAMESYDKEGLVKKNSGIHGLGASIGQTIDGRFRVICLECLSPYVGKFITNDPQRRLDIQKPRLPDGEIPHGFIDYAVNMIHIERENLFYVTHDGHGLRETLFYNLFSRVQVYQTRKDMMQAVSLITDGAISLDGEIIKSPGDYIFGAVEEADVKFLKASGPPCPTADYSAIEDKIKKTEWEKERISDDLRREQVLLKQAKVTFDAQREELIQFLAQSSKTVQK
- the LOC141721572 gene encoding protein DEFECTIVE IN MERISTEM SILENCING 3-like isoform X2; this translates as MTNHSNEQIYAQNSSPALLVDQDWHDITVKSEPKSETLSQAETALNPSKKLQDALEKKGLILKKHEENIKFLRRQENTLNDTILDLQVTLGKYHSSNSLAQEESELENIQRKLKHTNSAAGIVCQLKTRHSTRGSQFPLTKGMLGIVATLGKVDDDTINSHLSSYLGKNNMLAVVCKTLDTVNAMESYDKEGLVKKNSGIHGLGASIGQTIDGRFRVICLECLSPYVGKFITNDPQRRLDIQKPRLPDGEIPHGFIDYAVNMIHIERENLFYVTHDGHGLRETLFYNLFSRVQVYQTRKDMMQAVSLITDGAISLDGEIIKSPGDYIFGAVEEADVKFLKASGPPCPTADYSAIEDKIKKTEWEKERISDDLRREQVLLKQAKVTFDAQREELIQFLAQSSKTVQSPAARDGSALRFQIKSEVKNETGSGN
- the LOC141721572 gene encoding protein DEFECTIVE IN MERISTEM SILENCING 3-like isoform X1; amino-acid sequence: MTNHSNEQQIYAQNSSPALLVDQDWHDITVKSEPKSETLSQAETALNPSKKLQDALEKKGLILKKHEENIKFLRRQENTLNDTILDLQVTLGKYHSSNSLAQEESELENIQRKLKHTNSAAGIVCQLKTRHSTRGSQFPLTKGMLGIVATLGKVDDDTINSHLSSYLGKNNMLAVVCKTLDTVNAMESYDKEGLVKKNSGIHGLGASIGQTIDGRFRVICLECLSPYVGKFITNDPQRRLDIQKPRLPDGEIPHGFIDYAVNMIHIERENLFYVTHDGHGLRETLFYNLFSRVQVYQTRKDMMQAVSLITDGAISLDGEIIKSPGDYIFGAVEEADVKFLKASGPPCPTADYSAIEDKIKKTEWEKERISDDLRREQVLLKQAKVTFDAQREELIQFLAQSSKTVQSPAARDGSALRFQIKSEVKNETGSGN